A genomic segment from Actinoplanes sichuanensis encodes:
- a CDS encoding GGDEF domain-containing protein, with translation MPKRSVVTDPVLLGLVALGVLLVPWFLHFGDQQRVSWGLQTTIDAANVYFTFRTATHQGMSAAGRRFWWAAVIACAGCLLGDGYQTVRLVLDPSTTAVSPIQTGLVVLGMVIVVGAMLRHPLGGAGRQRLRLWFDATTVLTGVAVFLWYFVLAADLSGRQAADRWGAAATAVVMLLITFGLLKLILSGTAPFTRSAGIAAAIGVSGTAFAGPVTLGLIGDPGPGGAAIVALLPCVLASAAFRVQQLHVWRLTETRSVGMGGRSSRLPYFAVIATQILLVVSLREDDVDLRVWGVAIGAVVITALVLGRQVAAMRDNERLLTKLDGQAERFRALVQNTSDLTLVIDYDGRISYATPAAFRVLGMPADDLLGTSLYERTHPDDGPQVAELTELLTRAPGAGVAAQVRWRHADGSYRWLDLVVTDLSDNPNVAGVVLNARDASETRALHDELQRQATHDALTGLANRVLLHRRLNAATERVSMLLIDLDGFKEINDRHGHHTGDQVLTEVAQRLAGLLGAGELAARLGGDEFAVLLPGTDATEAGRLAERIATMLAEPMPIGGELLTVGASVGVSAGEPGDGDGLLREADAAMYRRKRERKERRAQAVGQGAVQPAGT, from the coding sequence ATGCCGAAGCGATCCGTGGTCACCGACCCGGTCCTGCTGGGCCTGGTGGCGCTCGGTGTGCTCCTGGTTCCGTGGTTCCTGCACTTCGGTGACCAGCAGCGGGTCTCCTGGGGTCTACAGACCACCATCGACGCCGCGAACGTGTACTTCACCTTCCGAACCGCCACCCACCAGGGCATGTCGGCGGCCGGCCGACGGTTCTGGTGGGCCGCGGTGATCGCCTGCGCGGGCTGCCTGCTCGGTGACGGATATCAGACCGTCCGGCTGGTGTTGGACCCGTCGACCACCGCGGTCAGCCCGATCCAGACCGGCCTCGTCGTGCTCGGCATGGTCATCGTGGTCGGCGCGATGCTGCGGCACCCGCTCGGCGGCGCCGGTCGGCAGCGGCTGCGGCTCTGGTTCGATGCGACCACGGTACTCACCGGCGTCGCGGTCTTCCTGTGGTATTTCGTGCTGGCCGCCGACCTGAGTGGTCGGCAGGCGGCCGACCGCTGGGGCGCCGCGGCCACCGCCGTGGTGATGCTGCTGATCACGTTCGGGCTGCTCAAACTGATTCTCAGCGGCACCGCCCCGTTCACCCGCTCGGCCGGGATCGCGGCCGCGATCGGGGTGTCCGGCACCGCCTTCGCCGGACCGGTGACCCTCGGGTTGATCGGCGACCCGGGCCCCGGCGGCGCCGCGATCGTGGCACTTCTGCCGTGTGTGCTCGCCTCGGCGGCCTTCCGGGTCCAACAGCTGCACGTGTGGCGGCTCACCGAGACCCGGTCGGTCGGGATGGGTGGCCGCTCCAGCCGGCTCCCCTACTTCGCGGTGATCGCGACCCAGATCCTGCTGGTCGTCTCGCTCCGGGAGGACGACGTCGACCTGCGGGTGTGGGGTGTGGCGATCGGGGCCGTGGTGATCACCGCACTGGTGCTGGGCCGGCAGGTGGCGGCGATGCGCGACAACGAGCGGCTGCTCACCAAGCTCGACGGACAGGCCGAGCGGTTCCGGGCCCTGGTGCAGAACACGTCCGACCTGACCCTGGTGATCGACTACGACGGACGCATCAGCTACGCCACCCCGGCCGCGTTCCGGGTGCTCGGCATGCCCGCCGACGACCTGCTCGGCACCTCGCTCTACGAGCGCACCCACCCGGACGACGGTCCCCAGGTCGCGGAACTGACCGAGCTGCTCACCCGCGCCCCGGGGGCCGGGGTCGCCGCCCAGGTCCGGTGGCGGCACGCGGACGGGTCGTACCGCTGGCTCGACCTGGTGGTCACCGACCTGAGCGACAACCCGAACGTCGCCGGGGTGGTGCTCAACGCACGGGACGCGAGCGAGACCCGGGCCCTGCACGACGAGCTGCAACGGCAGGCCACCCACGACGCTCTGACCGGGCTGGCCAACCGGGTGCTGCTGCACCGGCGGCTGAACGCGGCGACCGAGCGGGTCAGCATGCTGCTGATCGACCTGGACGGCTTCAAGGAGATCAACGACCGGCACGGGCACCACACCGGCGACCAGGTGTTGACGGAGGTGGCTCAGCGGCTGGCCGGTCTGCTCGGGGCCGGCGAACTGGCCGCCCGGCTCGGTGGCGACGAGTTCGCGGTGTTGCTGCCGGGCACCGACGCCACCGAGGCCGGCCGGCTGGCCGAGCGGATCGCCACGATGCTCGCCGAGCCGATGCCGATCGGGGGCGAGTTGCTCACCGTCGGCGCCAGCGTCGGCGTCTCGGCCGGCGAGCCGGGGGACGGCGACGGCCTGCTGCGCGAGGCCGACGCCGCCATGTACCGGCGTAAGCGCGAACGCAAGGAGCGGCGCGCCCAGGCCGTCGGTCAGGGAGCGGTCCAGCCGGCCGGGACCTGA
- a CDS encoding FIMAH domain-containing protein gives MPEPHDLHQPTAQLPVVESRGVYRAADHRRTALIVAGSAAVLLLLVVWLFTGDDEPAPVPVAAPPSATAAEISATPEPEATEESAAPEPSATAATPSARPLQPGDLISGLAGLIDALEDEGELDDDAAEALTRRLEQVATRLSRGDVKAAARKIDEFLKKLRDVRKDDDVSGDAFNLLASGAEQVRAVLRRV, from the coding sequence GTGCCGGAGCCTCACGATCTTCACCAGCCGACCGCGCAGCTGCCCGTGGTCGAGTCGCGCGGGGTGTACCGGGCGGCCGACCACCGCCGTACCGCCCTGATCGTGGCCGGTTCCGCCGCCGTGCTGCTCCTACTGGTGGTGTGGCTGTTCACCGGCGACGACGAGCCGGCCCCGGTTCCGGTCGCGGCACCCCCGTCGGCCACGGCGGCGGAGATCAGCGCGACGCCGGAGCCCGAGGCGACCGAGGAGTCCGCGGCACCCGAGCCGTCCGCGACCGCCGCCACGCCGTCCGCGCGCCCGCTCCAGCCCGGTGATCTGATCAGCGGCCTGGCCGGTCTGATCGACGCGCTGGAGGACGAGGGCGAGCTGGACGACGACGCGGCCGAGGCCCTGACCCGACGGCTGGAGCAGGTCGCGACCAGGCTGTCCCGCGGTGACGTCAAGGCGGCTGCCCGCAAGATCGACGAGTTCCTCAAGAAGCTGCGTGACGTGCGCAAGGACGACGACGTCAGCGGCGACGCGTTCAACCTGCTGGCCTCGGGCGCCGAGCAGGTCCGGGCGGTGCTGCGCCGGGTCTGA
- a CDS encoding DUF397 domain-containing protein: MLELRAHQIDGAVWKKGSRSNGTGGSNCVEVAFLDEGIAVRDSKDRMGPALMFTSAEWTAFVDSAKDGEFDIVS; the protein is encoded by the coding sequence GTGCTTGAGTTGCGCGCGCACCAAATCGACGGAGCTGTCTGGAAGAAGGGCAGCCGCAGTAACGGAACCGGCGGCAGCAACTGCGTCGAGGTCGCATTCCTCGACGAGGGAATTGCCGTCCGAGACAGCAAGGACCGGATGGGACCGGCCCTCATGTTCACGTCGGCGGAGTGGACCGCCTTCGTGGACTCAGCCAAGGACGGCGAATTCGACATCGTTTCGTGA
- a CDS encoding DUF305 domain-containing protein: MQHRRAWALTAATLVLLGAIGLALFARFSNDEPEPAAAPSASSSPARVLVPGRPGESASVTDSDHVQPPDASPYNKADVTYAQMMIAHHAQALQMADLVPDRAADQGVKNIASRITAAQGPEIAILRTWLSDRGQPESDPAHDHATMPGMQPAAALTELTAARGADFDRRFIEMMTAHHRGALEMVNVLFKSGSEERLAKMAKETAIEQDIEIRRMADLGVS; this comes from the coding sequence ATGCAACACCGACGCGCATGGGCCCTGACCGCCGCAACCCTGGTCCTTCTCGGCGCGATCGGACTCGCCCTTTTCGCCCGGTTCTCCAACGACGAACCCGAGCCCGCGGCCGCGCCGTCAGCGTCCTCCTCCCCGGCCCGGGTCCTGGTGCCCGGCAGACCCGGGGAGTCAGCGTCGGTCACCGACTCCGATCACGTGCAGCCGCCCGATGCCTCGCCGTACAACAAGGCCGACGTCACGTACGCCCAAATGATGATCGCCCACCATGCGCAGGCGCTGCAGATGGCAGATCTTGTACCCGACCGGGCAGCCGATCAGGGCGTGAAGAACATCGCGAGCCGGATCACCGCCGCTCAGGGGCCGGAGATCGCTATCCTCCGCACCTGGCTCAGCGACCGTGGGCAGCCCGAGTCGGACCCCGCCCACGACCACGCCACGATGCCGGGCATGCAGCCCGCCGCGGCCCTCACCGAGCTGACCGCGGCCCGCGGCGCCGACTTCGACAGGCGCTTCATCGAGATGATGACCGCACACCACCGCGGCGCCCTGGAGATGGTCAACGTGCTGTTCAAGAGCGGCTCGGAGGAGCGGCTGGCGAAGATGGCCAAGGAGACCGCCATCGAGCAGGACATCGAGATCCGCCGGATGGCCGACCTCGGGGTGAGCTGA
- a CDS encoding cellulase family glycosylhydrolase — protein MSRLLGRLLVLALLVTGLSTAGSSAASARESVRTPAQAVAAMQPGWNLGNTFDSTGDDETSWGNPRVTRELLAGIRDQGFNSIRIPVTWGGHLSPDLVLDPAYLARVQEVVGWAIDEGFYVMINIHHDSWQWIATMPTDHDNVLNRYNAIWTQVAAAFRDASPRLVLESVNEPQFWGSSGDAENYALLAELNTSFHRIVRGSGGGNATRLLVLPTLHTNADQGRLDALTAEFAALNDPYLIATVHYYGYWPFSVNVAGGYRFDATAQADLLGTFERLRTSFVSKGIPVILGEYGLLGFDRHTGTIEQGEKLKFFELFGHQARISKITTMLWDNGQHFDRTAGVWRDAELFGQIASSWRTRSGTAASDLLFVRRGVPVTAQTITLNPNGTGFTHVRLGAATLRRGPDYQVSGDQLTLSAGLLSRLQRYGERTSLTLRFSRGVPWRLDVVTFDTPVLSAATGTTAAFAVPTAFNGDQLATMTATYADGGYAGPHNWTAYKEFDRAFAPDYTAGAIKLTPEFFAEVTDGAPVTLTFVFWSGSTVSYQVTRNGTSVTGTLS, from the coding sequence ATGTCGCGCCTGCTCGGCAGATTGCTCGTCCTAGCGCTGCTCGTCACCGGCCTGTCCACCGCAGGTTCGTCCGCAGCGAGCGCCCGCGAGTCCGTCCGTACCCCCGCCCAAGCCGTCGCCGCCATGCAGCCCGGCTGGAACCTCGGCAACACCTTCGACTCCACCGGCGACGACGAGACGTCATGGGGTAACCCGCGAGTCACCCGTGAACTGCTCGCCGGCATCCGTGACCAGGGCTTCAACAGCATCCGCATCCCGGTCACCTGGGGCGGGCACCTGAGCCCGGACCTCGTTCTCGACCCGGCCTACCTGGCCCGTGTCCAGGAGGTCGTCGGTTGGGCCATCGACGAGGGCTTCTACGTGATGATCAACATTCATCACGACTCGTGGCAGTGGATCGCCACCATGCCCACCGACCACGACAATGTCCTGAACCGCTACAACGCCATCTGGACGCAGGTCGCCGCCGCCTTCCGGGACGCGTCGCCCCGCCTGGTGCTGGAGAGCGTCAACGAACCACAGTTCTGGGGCAGCAGCGGCGACGCCGAGAACTACGCCCTCCTCGCCGAGTTGAACACGTCCTTCCACCGGATCGTCCGCGGCTCCGGCGGCGGCAACGCCACTCGACTTCTGGTACTACCCACGCTGCACACCAACGCCGATCAGGGTCGGCTCGACGCGTTGACGGCTGAATTCGCCGCACTGAACGACCCCTACCTGATCGCCACCGTGCACTACTACGGCTACTGGCCCTTCAGCGTCAATGTGGCAGGTGGATACCGTTTCGACGCCACCGCGCAGGCCGATCTGCTCGGCACCTTCGAAAGGTTGCGTACCTCATTCGTCAGCAAGGGCATCCCGGTCATTCTCGGTGAATACGGATTGCTCGGCTTCGACCGGCACACCGGCACCATCGAACAGGGCGAGAAACTCAAGTTCTTCGAACTCTTCGGGCACCAGGCGCGGATCAGCAAGATCACCACGATGCTCTGGGACAACGGGCAGCACTTCGACCGTACCGCCGGCGTCTGGCGCGACGCCGAGCTCTTCGGACAGATCGCCTCCAGCTGGCGCACCCGCTCCGGCACCGCCGCGAGCGACCTGCTGTTCGTCAGGCGCGGCGTGCCGGTCACCGCACAGACCATCACCCTCAACCCCAACGGCACCGGCTTCACCCACGTCCGGCTCGGGGCGGCGACCCTGCGCCGCGGTCCGGACTATCAGGTGTCCGGCGATCAACTCACCCTGAGCGCGGGGTTGCTGTCCAGGCTTCAGCGGTACGGGGAGAGGACCTCTCTGACACTGCGGTTCTCCCGGGGCGTCCCGTGGCGGCTCGACGTCGTCACCTTCGACACGCCCGTGCTGTCCGCCGCCACCGGGACCACCGCGGCGTTCGCGGTGCCCACCGCGTTCAACGGTGACCAGCTCGCCACGATGACCGCCACCTACGCCGACGGCGGCTACGCCGGCCCGCACAACTGGACCGCGTACAAGGAGTTCGATCGGGCCTTCGCCCCCGACTACACCGCCGGAGCGATCAAGCTGACCCCGGAGTTCTTCGCCGAAGTGACCGACGGTGCCCCGGTCACCCTGACGTTCGTCTTCTGGAGCGGGTCGACGGTCAGCTACCAGGTGACCCGCAACGGCACCTCGGTGACCGGAACCCTCTCCTGA
- a CDS encoding GNAT family N-acetyltransferase, translated as MTYAIQELVIRHVSPFDTEEITDLVAAAMWDGPVARWLHPDAAERRRLSPGYFEIFVEYALQYGEVYSTADADDGRMCGVALWFPLTAMIPPPMDYERRVKEASDTAFHRVQQLDAALEGEHPLDPHHYLAFLAVRPGRQNEGIGSALLDRHHSRLDRAGIPAYLEANDPRNRDLYLRHGYQVRSVIELPDGPPLWSMWRAPMGLS; from the coding sequence ATGACGTACGCCATCCAGGAACTCGTGATCCGTCACGTGTCGCCGTTCGACACCGAGGAGATCACCGACCTCGTGGCCGCAGCGATGTGGGACGGACCGGTCGCCCGCTGGCTGCACCCGGACGCCGCCGAGCGCCGTCGCCTGTCACCGGGCTACTTCGAGATCTTCGTCGAGTACGCGCTGCAGTACGGCGAGGTCTACAGCACCGCCGACGCCGACGACGGCCGGATGTGCGGGGTCGCCCTCTGGTTCCCGCTCACCGCGATGATCCCGCCGCCGATGGACTACGAGCGGCGGGTCAAGGAGGCGTCCGACACCGCGTTCCACCGCGTGCAGCAGCTGGACGCGGCGCTGGAGGGGGAACACCCCCTCGACCCGCACCACTATCTGGCGTTCCTCGCCGTCCGGCCCGGCCGGCAGAACGAGGGCATCGGCAGCGCGCTACTCGACCGCCACCATTCCCGTCTGGACCGGGCCGGGATTCCGGCCTATCTGGAGGCGAACGACCCGCGCAACCGCGATCTCTACCTCCGGCACGGATACCAGGTCCGGTCCGTGATCGAGCTACCCGACGGGCCGCCGTTGTGGAGCATGTGGAGGGCGCCCATGGGTTTGAGCTAG
- a CDS encoding helix-turn-helix domain-containing protein — protein MSDIEGPTLRRRRLGAELKRCREAAGLTQQDVSRHFEWHSAKVTRIETARVAVTPRDVRDLLTLYNVRDQNMREALVELARQSRERTWWTDYRDIMRPGNFVGLEAAASAMRTWEPVLIPGLLQTPDYMRSLMRSGRPTDPEEHIDRRIALRQTRQGRLTSDRPLELSAFMDEGSLHRVIGDRAVMTDQLRHLIEIAKLPNVFLQILPFTAGAHPFLSGPAALLEFRETTHLDVVYMEGLAGDLYEEQPDMVDWYRQEFERLSAMALDHRTTIKMIESLLVA, from the coding sequence GTGTCCGATATAGAGGGTCCGACGCTGCGACGCCGCCGCCTTGGGGCTGAGCTCAAACGCTGCCGGGAAGCCGCCGGCCTCACACAACAGGACGTGTCCCGACATTTCGAGTGGCACTCCGCCAAGGTGACCCGCATCGAGACCGCGCGGGTCGCGGTCACCCCGCGGGACGTCCGTGACCTGCTCACTCTCTACAACGTGCGCGATCAGAACATGCGCGAGGCGCTGGTCGAGCTGGCTCGCCAGTCCCGCGAGCGCACGTGGTGGACCGACTATCGCGACATCATGCGCCCGGGCAACTTCGTGGGCCTGGAGGCCGCCGCGTCGGCGATGCGCACGTGGGAGCCGGTGCTGATTCCCGGCCTCCTCCAGACGCCCGACTACATGCGGTCACTGATGAGAAGCGGTCGGCCGACCGACCCCGAGGAGCACATCGACAGGCGTATCGCGCTGCGCCAGACCCGGCAGGGCCGGCTCACCAGCGATCGTCCTTTGGAATTGTCGGCGTTCATGGACGAGGGCTCACTGCATCGGGTGATCGGCGATCGAGCGGTCATGACCGACCAGCTCCGCCATTTAATCGAGATAGCTAAATTGCCAAATGTATTCCTGCAGATACTCCCCTTCACCGCTGGTGCGCACCCCTTCCTGAGCGGGCCGGCGGCGCTTTTGGAGTTCCGAGAGACCACCCATTTGGATGTTGTTTATATGGAAGGCCTTGCGGGAGACTTGTACGAGGAACAACCAGACATGGTTGACTGGTACCGGCAGGAGTTCGAGCGATTGAGCGCCATGGCGCTCGACCATCGCACGACCATAAAGATGATCGAGAGTCTGCTCGTCGCTTAG
- a CDS encoding YncE family protein, with translation MASPAPLRRLIAATVGGLLALGSLTAPVQAAAALRQVMFVGNNWDGTVDVIEPNGGYARIGRLSVIPDRSQRLAEIYLNPIRLAFYLGIQQGPGEGHDQLVDDMYTTPAGDALVVSRPSFADVVSIDLATGALKWRFPVSGFRSDHMAVSPDGRSVAVSASTGNTVHVLDIVTGRQLGSFATGDKPHENIYTDGGRYLWNSSIGEVNTDLDDPWLDFTKGDRKITIADTSTYRVVRTVDMRTRLDAFGRTDLSDAVRPAVFTPDESKLYFQVSFFAGLIEYDVATDRITRIKDLPQNPATDPDRTAWVNDSRHHGLSISRDGAKLCVAGTMDDYATVVDRATLSQGPLVTAIKPYWATVSADGRDCVISEAGADRVTAISFATGQAVASVAVGDHPQRVRIGQVPAGWTAP, from the coding sequence ATGGCCTCACCCGCACCCTTGCGCCGCCTGATCGCCGCCACCGTCGGTGGCCTTCTCGCTCTCGGTTCTCTGACCGCACCGGTCCAGGCCGCGGCCGCGCTGCGCCAGGTGATGTTCGTCGGCAACAACTGGGACGGCACGGTCGACGTCATCGAGCCGAATGGCGGCTACGCGCGCATCGGCCGGCTGTCGGTGATCCCGGACCGCTCGCAGCGGCTCGCCGAGATCTACCTCAACCCGATCCGGCTCGCCTTCTACCTCGGCATCCAGCAGGGTCCGGGGGAGGGGCACGACCAACTCGTCGACGACATGTACACGACACCGGCCGGGGACGCCCTGGTCGTCTCCCGGCCGAGCTTCGCCGACGTGGTCTCGATCGACCTGGCCACCGGGGCCCTGAAGTGGCGCTTCCCGGTCAGCGGGTTCCGCTCCGACCACATGGCGGTCTCCCCGGACGGTCGCTCGGTCGCGGTCTCCGCCTCCACCGGCAACACCGTGCACGTGCTCGACATCGTCACCGGCCGGCAGCTGGGCTCGTTCGCGACGGGCGACAAACCGCACGAGAACATCTACACCGACGGCGGCCGGTACCTCTGGAACAGCTCGATCGGCGAGGTCAACACCGACCTGGACGATCCCTGGCTGGACTTCACCAAGGGGGACCGGAAGATCACGATCGCCGACACCAGCACCTACCGGGTGGTCCGTACCGTCGACATGCGGACCCGACTGGACGCCTTCGGCCGGACCGACCTGTCCGACGCGGTCCGCCCCGCCGTCTTCACCCCGGACGAGTCGAAGCTCTACTTCCAGGTCTCGTTCTTCGCCGGGCTCATCGAGTACGACGTGGCCACCGACCGGATCACCCGGATCAAGGATCTGCCGCAGAACCCGGCCACCGACCCGGACCGTACCGCGTGGGTGAACGACTCCCGCCACCACGGCCTGTCGATCAGCCGGGACGGCGCGAAGCTCTGCGTCGCCGGCACCATGGACGACTACGCGACGGTGGTCGACCGGGCCACCCTCTCCCAGGGCCCGCTGGTCACCGCGATCAAGCCCTACTGGGCCACGGTCAGCGCGGACGGTCGGGACTGCGTGATCTCCGAGGCCGGCGCCGACCGGGTCACCGCGATCAGCTTCGCCACCGGCCAGGCGGTCGCCTCGGTCGCCGTCGGCGATCACCCCCAGCGGGTACGGATCGGTCAGGTCCCGGCCGGCTGGACCGCTCCCTGA
- a CDS encoding APC family permease: MLNELNREAAAKRGGPGSDIISAALANNRLGVSSVVFFGVAGAAPLTVIIGAITTVYAVVGNTALPLVYIVVAGILSIFTVGFVAMSRHIVNSGAFYSYISHGLGRELGVAAAFVALPAYAMMQIGLFGLFGVVAAGILGSLGLNVPWVVCALFAWAIIAVLGMLWVDLSGKVLGILLVAEIAVVLIYDLVMVANPRDGEVSVAMLNPAQLLTPEVVAMMVIAIGGFTGFEATVVLSEEAKDPKRTISRATHIAVLLAGLMCAVSAWAMSVGAGPGRIVADAQREETNLVFSLVGPHVPDIMITIGYLLFMTSIFAALLAFHAAVSRYQFALGRERMLPSRWGYTHPRTGAPVVGSITQSVLSLVAILAYWFTQADPLVQLFGYLTVVGGLGVLILMWGTSAAVIAFFVQHPRLENVWRGRVTPVIAFFLLSIILFATVVGLGDVLGLAEDSIFNWAFAAGYAVLAVLGAGWAAIVRYTKPDVYAVIGRGVERRTLFEFPEPPRPHSHSMAFQDHYSTTSSGRESR; the protein is encoded by the coding sequence ATGCTGAACGAACTGAACCGGGAGGCGGCCGCCAAGCGCGGCGGCCCCGGTTCGGACATCATCAGCGCGGCCCTCGCCAACAACCGGCTCGGCGTCTCGTCGGTGGTCTTCTTCGGCGTCGCCGGAGCCGCCCCGCTCACGGTGATCATCGGAGCCATCACGACGGTGTACGCCGTGGTCGGCAACACCGCACTACCACTGGTCTACATCGTCGTCGCGGGCATCCTGTCGATCTTCACGGTCGGGTTCGTGGCGATGAGCCGACACATCGTGAACTCGGGTGCCTTCTACTCGTACATCAGTCATGGTCTCGGCCGGGAGCTCGGTGTCGCGGCGGCCTTCGTGGCCCTGCCGGCGTACGCGATGATGCAGATCGGTCTGTTCGGGCTCTTCGGCGTGGTCGCCGCCGGCATCCTCGGCTCGCTCGGATTGAACGTCCCATGGGTGGTGTGCGCGCTCTTCGCCTGGGCGATCATCGCGGTGCTCGGCATGCTCTGGGTCGACCTGAGCGGCAAGGTGCTCGGCATCCTGCTGGTCGCCGAGATCGCCGTGGTGCTGATCTACGACCTGGTGATGGTGGCCAACCCGCGGGACGGTGAGGTCAGCGTCGCGATGCTCAACCCGGCGCAGCTGCTCACGCCCGAGGTGGTCGCGATGATGGTGATCGCGATCGGCGGCTTCACCGGTTTCGAGGCCACGGTCGTGCTCTCCGAGGAGGCCAAGGACCCGAAACGGACCATCTCTCGGGCCACCCACATCGCGGTGCTGCTCGCCGGTCTGATGTGCGCGGTGTCCGCCTGGGCGATGTCGGTCGGGGCCGGTCCGGGCCGGATCGTGGCGGACGCCCAGCGGGAGGAGACGAACCTGGTCTTCAGCCTGGTCGGTCCACATGTGCCGGACATCATGATCACCATTGGCTATCTGCTCTTCATGACCAGTATCTTCGCGGCGCTGCTGGCCTTCCACGCGGCGGTCTCCCGGTACCAGTTCGCCCTGGGCCGCGAGCGGATGCTGCCGAGTCGCTGGGGCTACACCCACCCGCGGACCGGTGCGCCGGTGGTCGGCTCGATCACTCAGAGCGTGCTCTCCCTGGTCGCGATCCTGGCCTACTGGTTCACCCAGGCCGACCCGCTGGTGCAGCTCTTCGGCTATCTCACCGTGGTCGGTGGGTTGGGCGTCCTGATTTTGATGTGGGGTACGTCGGCCGCGGTGATCGCGTTCTTCGTACAGCATCCGAGGCTGGAGAACGTGTGGCGTGGCCGGGTCACCCCGGTGATCGCGTTCTTCCTGCTCAGCATCATCCTGTTCGCGACCGTGGTGGGGCTCGGCGACGTTCTCGGGCTCGCCGAGGACTCGATCTTCAACTGGGCCTTCGCGGCCGGGTATGCGGTTCTCGCGGTGCTCGGCGCCGGCTGGGCGGCGATCGTCAGATACACCAAGCCGGACGTGTACGCGGTGATCGGCCGTGGTGTGGAACGCCGGACCCTCTTCGAGTTCCCCGAGCCGCCCCGGCCGCACTCCCACTCGATGGCCTTCCAGGACCACTATTCGACGACCAGCTCAGGTAGGGAATCCCGATGA
- a CDS encoding GOLPH3/VPS74 family protein yields MLADQYYLIAHEDRTGRSRLHPRATGLGLAAALLAELVLEGRIAVNDGDLIVLDRRPPRDALNHDILDLLNAQPQHRDIRTWLAFLAQDSALRVAERLMRVGAVELVTKRRMLGTTQTLYMPNTARQRNAAAWASTRVANMLVRGMELNVTDRMLVGLVVSTGLTRHVMYGFENYPHIYHALPSMIASLPGDLQELVECTEALVGSALAVGRR; encoded by the coding sequence GTGTTGGCTGACCAGTATTACCTGATCGCACACGAGGACCGCACCGGGCGGTCCCGGCTGCATCCTCGTGCGACCGGCCTGGGGCTGGCTGCCGCATTACTCGCGGAGTTGGTCCTCGAAGGCCGTATCGCCGTCAACGACGGCGACCTGATCGTCCTCGACCGGCGCCCGCCACGCGACGCGCTCAACCACGACATCCTCGACCTGCTCAACGCCCAGCCACAGCACCGCGACATCCGTACCTGGCTCGCCTTCCTCGCGCAGGACTCGGCGTTGCGGGTCGCCGAGCGGCTGATGCGGGTCGGAGCGGTCGAGCTGGTGACCAAGCGCCGGATGCTCGGCACCACCCAGACCCTCTACATGCCCAACACCGCACGCCAGCGCAACGCCGCCGCCTGGGCCTCCACCCGGGTCGCCAACATGCTGGTCCGCGGGATGGAGCTGAACGTCACCGATCGGATGCTGGTCGGTCTCGTCGTCTCCACCGGTCTGACCAGGCATGTGATGTACGGGTTCGAGAACTACCCGCACATCTACCACGCGCTGCCCAGCATGATCGCCTCCCTGCCGGGTGACCTGCAGGAGCTGGTCGAGTGCACCGAGGCCCTGGTCGGTTCGGCTCTCGCGGTCGGTCGCCGGTGA